The Macaca fascicularis isolate 582-1 chromosome 1, T2T-MFA8v1.1 genome includes a window with the following:
- the LMX1A gene encoding LIM homeobox transcription factor 1-alpha isoform X2, with translation MKKLARRQQQQQQDQQNTQRLSSAQTNGGGSAGMEGIMNPYTALPTPQQLLAIEQSVYSSDPFRQGLTPPQMPGDHMHPYGAEPLFHDLDSDDTSLSNLGDCFLATSEAGPLQSRVGNPIDHLYSMQNSYFTS, from the exons ATGAAGAAGCTGGCCAGgcgacagcagcagcagcagcaagatcAGCAAAACACCCAGAGGCTGAGCTCTG CTCAGACAAATGGTGGTGGGAGTGCTGGGATGGAAGGAATCATGAACCCCTACACAGCTCTGCCCACCCCACAGCAGCTCCTGGCCATCGAGCAGAGTGTCTACAGCTCAGATCCCTTCCGACAGGGTCTCACCCCACCCCAGATGCCTGGAGACCACATGCACCCTTATG GTGCCGAGCCCCTTTTCCACGACCTGGATAGCGACGACACCTCCCTCAGTAACCTGGGTGACTGTTTCCTAGCAACCTCAGAAGCTGGGCCTCTGCAGTCCAGAGTGGGAAACCCCATTGACCACCTGTACTCCATGCAGAATTCTTACTTCACCTCTTGA